From a single Phragmites australis chromosome 7, lpPhrAust1.1, whole genome shotgun sequence genomic region:
- the LOC133925307 gene encoding PH, RCC1 and FYVE domains-containing protein 1-like isoform X2: MADPVDIDKALIALKKGTQLLKYGRKGKPKFTPFRLSNDESTLIWVSNNKEKSLKLASVSRILLGQRTLVFQRFLLPEKDHLSFSLIYNDGKRSLDLICKDKVEADAWFTGLNALISPAQHRSQSQHIDGMHNTGLSFDCGRDSSLSSSSTFTSDSLENKLSSANSTKDRSSGEYTYSERTDVSDMQVKSVSSSDIRISISSALSTSSQGSGGDDSESFGDVYVWGEVMCDTTSRSGSDRSAYSPGATTDILVPKPLESNVMLDVSYVACGLKHAALVTRQAEVFTWGEECSGCLGHGVGTNVFQPRLVESLSICNVEVISCGEFHTCAVTATGDLYTWGDGTHNAGLLGHGSNVSHWIPKRVSGPLEGLQVSAVSCGTWHTALITSSGQLYTFGDGTFGVLGHGNRESISYPKEVESLKGLRTISVSCGVWHTAAVVEVIISQSNASSGKLFTWGDGDKYRLGHGDRSSKLIPTCVSSLIDYNFHKAACGHTLTIGLTTSGHIFTVGSSVYGQLGNPNNDGRYPRLVEQKLGGGGVVEVACGSYHVAILTNAGEVYTWGKGANGRLGHGDIADRKVPTLVEALRDRSVKRIACGSSLTAAICQHKWVSGMEQSQCSACRQPFGFTRKRHNCYNCGLVHCHACSSKKALRAALSPNPRKPYRVCDSCYLKLSKVLDSGSSKKVAPSSSSDMIKNLDVKAAKQTKKSDYSSQVPAVLQLKNIPFISTPDLQNSSTFPFLRMPYLNYSSSLSSESFENFRDANELLKQEVQKLQAEKSDAKAHEAMTLATEEASKLKAAKDVIKSLKAQLEMAERLPPGACDVKHASLTGALAPEMGRESQMRYNPGSIQCPQTLTSVASARFGGLLAQVHQASDHNEPSMVPQERRGEHLNGIKDFSPVQQRTNGGPIGYRYRPDDHDLRETERFQINLHGLNMRSSGSPNNQVEAEWIEQYEPGVYLTLVSLRDGTKELKRVRFSRRRFGEYQAESWWNDNRDKVYEKYNVCETDRLSSVMTA, encoded by the exons AAGAACG CTGGTTTTTCAACGTTTTCTGCTCCCTGAAAAGGACCATTTATCCTTCTCACTCATATATAATGATGGCAAGCGTTCTCTTGATCTG ATCTGCAAGGATAAAGTTGAGGCGGATGCTTGGTTTACCGGTCTTAATGCCTTGATATCTCCAGCACAGCATAGATCCCAGTCCCAACACATAGATGGAATGCACAATACCGGTCTTTCTTTTGAT TGTGGAAGAGATAGTAGCCTAAGCAGTAGCTCTACTTTTACCTCAGATTCCCTTGAGAATAAATTGAGCTCAGCAAACTCTACCAAGGATCGTTCTTCTGGAGAATATACATATTCAGAAAGGACAGATGTGTCAGATATGCAAGTGAAAAGTGTTTCTTCGTCAGACATTCGAATCAGTATTTCCAGTGCGCTTAGCACATCCAGCCAAGGTTCTGGAGGTGATGATTCTGAATCATTTGGGGATGTTTATGTCTGGGGGGAAGTCATGTGTGATACTACTTCAAGATCAGGTTCTGACAGAAGTGCTTACTCTCCTGGCGCAACTACTGATATTCTTGTACCAAAGCCCCTAGAGTCAAatgtaatgcttgatgtcagtTATGTGGCTTGTGGTCTGAAGCATGCTGCCCTTGTTACAAGACAAGCAGAGGTATTTACATGGGGAGAAGAATGCAGTGGATGTCTTGGTCATGGGGTTGGAACAAATGTTTTCCAGCCACGTCTTGTTGAGTCATTATCGATCTGCAATGTTGAAGTAATATCCTGTGGTGAATTCCATACTTGTGCTGTCACTGCAACTGGTGATCTGTACACCTGGGGAGATGGTACACACAATGCAGGGCTCCTTGGTCATGGCAGTAATGTGAGCCACTGGATCCCAAAAAGAGTTTCAGGTCCACTGGAAGGTCTTCAGGTATCAGCTGTTTCTTGTGGCACATGGCATACAGCCTTGATAACTAGTTCCGGGCAGTTGTACACATTTGGTGATGGCACATTTGGAGTCTTAGGTCATGGAAATCGAGAATCAATATCATACCCAAAGGAAGTAGAGTCTTTGAAGGGTTTAAGGACAATTTCTGTTTCCTGTGGTGTGTGGCACACTGCTGCTGTTGTTGAGGTTATCATTTCACAGTCAAATGCATCATCTGGAAAGCTATTCACGTGGGGTGATGGAGACAAATATCGCCTTGGGCATGGTGATAGGTCTTCAAAACTAATACCAACTTGTGTGTCTTCGTTGATAGATTACAACTTCCATAAGGCTGCATGTGGTCATACTCTTACTATCGGATTGACTACTTCAGGGCACATTTTTACTGTGGGGAGCTCTGTTTATGGACAGCTTGGCAATCCAAATAATGATGGAAGGTATCCTCGCCTGGTTGAACAAAAGCTTGGGGGCGGTGGTGTTGTGGAGGTTGCATGCGGATCTTATCATGTTGCAATCTTGACAAATGCTGGTGAAGTTTACACATGGGGTAAGGGTGCAAATGGGAGATTGGGCCACGGTGATATTGCAGACCGTAAAGTACCTACACTTGTTGAAGCTTTGAGGGATAGGTCTGTAAAACGCATTGCTTGTGGATCAAGCTTGACGGCTGCAATATGTCAACATAAATGGGTGTCTGGGATGGAGCAGTCTCAGTGCTCAGCATGTAGACAGCCATTTGGATTCACTCGAAAGAGGCACAACTGTTACAATTGTGGCTTAGTGCACTGCCATGCATGCAGTTCAAAAAAAGCTTTAAGAGCAGCATTGTCTCCAAATCCCAGAAAGCCATACCGTGTATGTGATTCGTGTTACCTGAAACTAAGTAAAGTTCTGGATTCTGGTAGTTCAAAAAAAGTTGCACCATCTAGTAGTTCAGATATGATTAAGAATTTAGATGTGAAGGCTGCTAAGCAAACAAAGAAGTCTGACTACTCGTCACAAGTTCCTGCAGTTTTGCAGCTGAAAAACATCCCTTTCATCAGTACACCTGACCTGCAGAACTCATCTACTTTTCCATTTTTGAGGATGCCATACCTGAATTATTCGAGTTCCCTGTCCTCTGAAAGCTTTGAGAACTTTAGGGATGCAAACGAACTTCTAAAGCAAGAGGTTCAGAAACTACAAGCAGAG AAATCGGATGCAAAAGCTCATGAGGCGATGACCCTTGCTACTGAGGAAGCATCCAAATTGAAGGCTGCAAAAGATGTCATAAAATCACTTAAAGCACAG CTAGAAATGGCTGAAAGGCTTCCTCCAGGAGCATGTGATGTGAAGCATGCAAGCCTGACAGGTGCTTTAGCTCCTGAAATGGGGAGAGAGAGCCAGATGAGATATAATCCAGGCAGCATTCAGTGTCCTCAAACACTCACTTCTGTTGCATCTGCTCGGTTTGGTGGATTACTTGCCCAAGTCCATCAAGCAAGCGACCACAATGAACCTTCCATGGTTCCACAAGAGAGAAGGGGTGAACACCTCAATGGTATTAAGGATTTCTCCCCTGTGCAACAGAGGACTAATGGAGGGCCTATCGGGTACCGATATAGACCAGACGATCATGATCTAAGGGAAACAGAAAGGTTCCAAATAAACCTTCACGGGTTGAACATGAGAAGTTCTGGTTCCCCCAATAATCAGGTTGAAGCAGAATGGATAGAACAGTATGAACCTGGAGTATACCTAACCCTAGTTTCTCTTCGCGATGGAACCAAAGAGCTGAAAAGAGTGCGGTTCAG CCGGAGAAGATTTGGAGAATATCAAGCAGAATCATGGTGGAATGACAACCGCGACAAAGTTTATGAGAAGTACAATGTGTGTGAAACTGATCGGCTCTCTTCAGTAATGACAGCTTAG
- the LOC133925307 gene encoding PH, RCC1 and FYVE domains-containing protein 1-like isoform X1, translated as MADPVDIDKALIALKKGTQLLKYGRKGKPKFTPFRLSNDESTLIWVSNNKEKSLKLASVSRILLGQRTLVFQRFLLPEKDHLSFSLIYNDGKRSLDLICKDKVEADAWFTGLNALISPAQHRSQSQHIDGMHNTGLSFDCGRDSSLSSSSTFTSDSLENKLSSANSTKDRSSGEYTYSERTDVSDMQVKSVSSSDIRISISSALSTSSQGSGGDDSESFGDVYVWGEVMCDTTSRSGSDRSAYSPGATTDILVPKPLESNVMLDVSYVACGLKHAALVTRQAEVFTWGEECSGCLGHGVGTNVFQPRLVESLSICNVEVISCGEFHTCAVTATGDLYTWGDGTHNAGLLGHGSNVSHWIPKRVSGPLEGLQVSAVSCGTWHTALITSSGQLYTFGDGTFGVLGHGNRESISYPKEVESLKGLRTISVSCGVWHTAAVVEVIISQSNASSGKLFTWGDGDKYRLGHGDRSSKLIPTCVSSLIDYNFHKAACGHTLTIGLTTSGHIFTVGSSVYGQLGNPNNDGRYPRLVEQKLGGGGVVEVACGSYHVAILTNAGEVYTWGKGANGRLGHGDIADRKVPTLVEALRDRSVKRIACGSSLTAAICQHKWVSGMEQSQCSACRQPFGFTRKRHNCYNCGLVHCHACSSKKALRAALSPNPRKPYRVCDSCYLKLSKVLDSGSSKKVAPSSSSDMIKNLDVKAAKQTKKSDYSSQVPAVLQLKNIPFISTPDLQNSSTFPFLRMPYLNYSSSLSSESFENFRDANELLKQEVQKLQAEVNSLRQQREHQDAELQKSDAKAHEAMTLATEEASKLKAAKDVIKSLKAQLEMAERLPPGACDVKHASLTGALAPEMGRESQMRYNPGSIQCPQTLTSVASARFGGLLAQVHQASDHNEPSMVPQERRGEHLNGIKDFSPVQQRTNGGPIGYRYRPDDHDLRETERFQINLHGLNMRSSGSPNNQVEAEWIEQYEPGVYLTLVSLRDGTKELKRVRFSRRRFGEYQAESWWNDNRDKVYEKYNVCETDRLSSVMTA; from the exons AAGAACG CTGGTTTTTCAACGTTTTCTGCTCCCTGAAAAGGACCATTTATCCTTCTCACTCATATATAATGATGGCAAGCGTTCTCTTGATCTG ATCTGCAAGGATAAAGTTGAGGCGGATGCTTGGTTTACCGGTCTTAATGCCTTGATATCTCCAGCACAGCATAGATCCCAGTCCCAACACATAGATGGAATGCACAATACCGGTCTTTCTTTTGAT TGTGGAAGAGATAGTAGCCTAAGCAGTAGCTCTACTTTTACCTCAGATTCCCTTGAGAATAAATTGAGCTCAGCAAACTCTACCAAGGATCGTTCTTCTGGAGAATATACATATTCAGAAAGGACAGATGTGTCAGATATGCAAGTGAAAAGTGTTTCTTCGTCAGACATTCGAATCAGTATTTCCAGTGCGCTTAGCACATCCAGCCAAGGTTCTGGAGGTGATGATTCTGAATCATTTGGGGATGTTTATGTCTGGGGGGAAGTCATGTGTGATACTACTTCAAGATCAGGTTCTGACAGAAGTGCTTACTCTCCTGGCGCAACTACTGATATTCTTGTACCAAAGCCCCTAGAGTCAAatgtaatgcttgatgtcagtTATGTGGCTTGTGGTCTGAAGCATGCTGCCCTTGTTACAAGACAAGCAGAGGTATTTACATGGGGAGAAGAATGCAGTGGATGTCTTGGTCATGGGGTTGGAACAAATGTTTTCCAGCCACGTCTTGTTGAGTCATTATCGATCTGCAATGTTGAAGTAATATCCTGTGGTGAATTCCATACTTGTGCTGTCACTGCAACTGGTGATCTGTACACCTGGGGAGATGGTACACACAATGCAGGGCTCCTTGGTCATGGCAGTAATGTGAGCCACTGGATCCCAAAAAGAGTTTCAGGTCCACTGGAAGGTCTTCAGGTATCAGCTGTTTCTTGTGGCACATGGCATACAGCCTTGATAACTAGTTCCGGGCAGTTGTACACATTTGGTGATGGCACATTTGGAGTCTTAGGTCATGGAAATCGAGAATCAATATCATACCCAAAGGAAGTAGAGTCTTTGAAGGGTTTAAGGACAATTTCTGTTTCCTGTGGTGTGTGGCACACTGCTGCTGTTGTTGAGGTTATCATTTCACAGTCAAATGCATCATCTGGAAAGCTATTCACGTGGGGTGATGGAGACAAATATCGCCTTGGGCATGGTGATAGGTCTTCAAAACTAATACCAACTTGTGTGTCTTCGTTGATAGATTACAACTTCCATAAGGCTGCATGTGGTCATACTCTTACTATCGGATTGACTACTTCAGGGCACATTTTTACTGTGGGGAGCTCTGTTTATGGACAGCTTGGCAATCCAAATAATGATGGAAGGTATCCTCGCCTGGTTGAACAAAAGCTTGGGGGCGGTGGTGTTGTGGAGGTTGCATGCGGATCTTATCATGTTGCAATCTTGACAAATGCTGGTGAAGTTTACACATGGGGTAAGGGTGCAAATGGGAGATTGGGCCACGGTGATATTGCAGACCGTAAAGTACCTACACTTGTTGAAGCTTTGAGGGATAGGTCTGTAAAACGCATTGCTTGTGGATCAAGCTTGACGGCTGCAATATGTCAACATAAATGGGTGTCTGGGATGGAGCAGTCTCAGTGCTCAGCATGTAGACAGCCATTTGGATTCACTCGAAAGAGGCACAACTGTTACAATTGTGGCTTAGTGCACTGCCATGCATGCAGTTCAAAAAAAGCTTTAAGAGCAGCATTGTCTCCAAATCCCAGAAAGCCATACCGTGTATGTGATTCGTGTTACCTGAAACTAAGTAAAGTTCTGGATTCTGGTAGTTCAAAAAAAGTTGCACCATCTAGTAGTTCAGATATGATTAAGAATTTAGATGTGAAGGCTGCTAAGCAAACAAAGAAGTCTGACTACTCGTCACAAGTTCCTGCAGTTTTGCAGCTGAAAAACATCCCTTTCATCAGTACACCTGACCTGCAGAACTCATCTACTTTTCCATTTTTGAGGATGCCATACCTGAATTATTCGAGTTCCCTGTCCTCTGAAAGCTTTGAGAACTTTAGGGATGCAAACGAACTTCTAAAGCAAGAGGTTCAGAAACTACAAGCAGAG GTTAACAGCTTAAGACAACAACGTGAACATCAAGATGCTGAATTGCAGAAATCGGATGCAAAAGCTCATGAGGCGATGACCCTTGCTACTGAGGAAGCATCCAAATTGAAGGCTGCAAAAGATGTCATAAAATCACTTAAAGCACAG CTAGAAATGGCTGAAAGGCTTCCTCCAGGAGCATGTGATGTGAAGCATGCAAGCCTGACAGGTGCTTTAGCTCCTGAAATGGGGAGAGAGAGCCAGATGAGATATAATCCAGGCAGCATTCAGTGTCCTCAAACACTCACTTCTGTTGCATCTGCTCGGTTTGGTGGATTACTTGCCCAAGTCCATCAAGCAAGCGACCACAATGAACCTTCCATGGTTCCACAAGAGAGAAGGGGTGAACACCTCAATGGTATTAAGGATTTCTCCCCTGTGCAACAGAGGACTAATGGAGGGCCTATCGGGTACCGATATAGACCAGACGATCATGATCTAAGGGAAACAGAAAGGTTCCAAATAAACCTTCACGGGTTGAACATGAGAAGTTCTGGTTCCCCCAATAATCAGGTTGAAGCAGAATGGATAGAACAGTATGAACCTGGAGTATACCTAACCCTAGTTTCTCTTCGCGATGGAACCAAAGAGCTGAAAAGAGTGCGGTTCAG CCGGAGAAGATTTGGAGAATATCAAGCAGAATCATGGTGGAATGACAACCGCGACAAAGTTTATGAGAAGTACAATGTGTGTGAAACTGATCGGCTCTCTTCAGTAATGACAGCTTAG